One window of Aspergillus oryzae RIB40 DNA, chromosome 3 genomic DNA carries:
- a CDS encoding uncharacterized protein (guanine nucleotide-binding protein) has protein sequence MTASSVTSSAPICVASTQRGDEAGDASLDSHSQRTPSTACCTDESASDTNYVKSVEWTPDGTTLLTNSADHHIRTYILLVYVIILTSCRANNSLRPPDLLEERPSPHPLSPYSVLPSAEPTYATAIYPYYSLQDPSTTLFLSSVRDHPIRLASTLSPTLLATYSLVHPTTEAFITPHSIIYPHALGGTHFITGSDSLICLFDVSRPGNDGPVSWMPTIPSKRKQTVGGGVGMKGIISAMAINSTGDGILAAGTFSRQVGLYDSNGTGQSLGTFSIAKTDASRRIGGRGITQLLWSPCGRYLYIAERKSDGVMIYDIRVTGQLLGWLEGRKAITNQRMKVDIVSTNQGTSHEIWAGGTDGFMRVWRDPTHTAGGQEPEWEWKIHDDSVSSTVLHPMGNVVATCSGQRHYLDDEDSSSAGQLDNSVKQLLHLDQPHTSNPALNADLGYNGFLTSNDTGAHSMPTRSRSTAMMPMTGMHAGNRISRTGGGAEHYDRQCKLRQF, from the exons ATGACTGCAAGCAGTGTTACCAGCTCTGCACCTATATGTGTGGCTTCAACTCAACGAGGTGATGAGGCGGGTGATGCATCTCTAGACAGCCATAGTCAGCGTACTCCGAGCACCGCATGTTGCACCGATGAAAGCGCTTCCGACACAAATTATGTCAAAAGCGTAGAATG GACCCCCGATGGCACCACCCTGCTAACGAATTCTGCAGATCATCATATAAGGACTTATATCTTGTTAGTTTATGTTATAATCCTCACTTCTTGCCGTGCTAATAACTCGCTCAGGCCCCCTGATCTTTTAGAAGAAAGACCATCACCGCATCCGTTGTCTCCTTACTCTGTGCTACCTTCAGCAGAGCCAACCTATGCAACTGCTATTTATCCTTACTATTCTCTCCAGGATCCATCTACTACACTTTTCTTATCATCGGTCCGAGATCATCCAATCAGACTGGCTTCGACTCTTTCCCCAACCTTGTTGGCGACTTATTCCTTGGTACACCCAACTACGGAAGCGTTTATAACGCCGCATTCAATTATCTATCCGCACGCCCTCGGTGGAACACATTTTATCACTGGGTCAGATAGCCTTATATGTCTTTTTGACGTTTCCCGACCTGGTAACGATGGACCTGTTTCTTGGATGCCTACTATACCCAGTAAGCGTAAACAGACAGTGGGTGGGGGCGTTGGAATGAAGGGTATCATTTCTGCTATGGCTATCAATTCGACAGGAGATGGTATATTAGCAGCTGGCACATTCTCAAGACAGGTGGGACTATATGACTCAAACGGAACCGGGCAGTCCTTAGGCACGTTTAGCATTGCAAAGACCGACGCTAGTCGTCGTATTGGGGGTCGAGGTATTACTCAGCTGCTTTGGAGTCCTTGTGGACGATATCTATACATCGCTGAACGAAAGAGTGACGGCGTTATGATATACGACATCCGAGTAACCGGTCAATTACTTGGCTGGTTAGAAGGCCGCAAGGCTATCACTAACCAACGGATGAAGGTTGACATTGTCTCTACCAATCAAGGTACATCGCATGAGATCTGGGCTGGAGGAACTGACGGTTTCATGAGGGTATGGCGTGACCCGACACATACTGCTGGAGGACAGGAACCAGAatgggaatggaagatcCATGATG ACTCGGTGAGCAGTACTGTACTACATCCAATGGGCAATGTTGTTGCTACGTGCTCCGGGCAAAGACACTATTTAGACGACGAAGACTCGTCTTCTGCAGGACAGCTTGATAATAGCGTGAAA CAGCTATTGCACCTGGATCAACCGCACACTTCAAACCCTGCCTTGAACGCTGACCTTGGCTATAATGGCTTTCTCACGAGCAATGACAC CGGAGCTCATAGCATGCCTACGAGAAGTCGCTCGACCGCTATGATGCCGATGACTGGTATGCATGCTGGGAACAGGATCTCGCGTactggtggtggtgcagA GCATTATGACAGGCAGTGCAAGCTACGACAGTTCTAA
- a CDS encoding uncharacterized protein (predicted protein) has translation MLHKTICKHLLDPLYVYHFVDDPVQAEKRVVANRLLNKRKGEVMNAGKQVLGTRKPGAKKRSGKAAKAVTPPTDEAPSDTPASSSTGVEVGTLTPDGLSRMVKAEQMSSSPMLSIGTPTPTYTAAAQQYSSTPMMGNVAMSHLHNRRMTAPTSHPRPIMMNPNMPYHTRGSSNNFGTSRKRPMGDYEASSPEKRQR, from the coding sequence ATGCTTCACAAGACAATATGCAAGCATCTCCTTGACCCGCTTTACGTCTACCATTTTGTTGATGATCCTGTTCAGGCGGAGAAACGCGTGGTTGCAAACAGGCTGTTGAACAAGCGCAAAGGAGAAGTGATGAATGCAGGAAAGCAAGTCCTCGGTACCAGAAAGCCTGGTGCCAAGAAGAGGTCTGGCAAAGCTGCTAAAGCCGTTACCCCACCCACAGATGAAGCTCCTTCAGATACCCCAGCAAGCTCTAGCACTGGTGTTGAAGTTGGAACACTCACCCCTGACGGCCTCTCTCGGATGGTGAAAGCCGAGCAAATGAGCTCCTCTCCCATGCTTAGCATTGGTACGCCGACTCCAACATATACAGCAGCTGCCCAGCAGTATTCGTCTACCCCTATGATGGGAAACGTTGCTATGTCGCACCTCCACAATCGCCGGATGACTGCGCCCACTTCCCACCCAAGGCCTATAATGATGAATCCAAACATGCCTTACCACACTCGTGGCAGCTCTAACAACTTTGGTACCAGCCGGAAGCGTCCCATGGGTGACTACGAGGCCTCTTCTCCTGAGAAGCGCCAGCGCTAG
- a CDS encoding haloacid dehalogenase superfamily protein (predicted haloacid-halidohydrolase and related hydrolases) — MTNSTPSLPPVRACLFDMDGLLIDSEDKYTAITNSILHEYGKPSLPWSIKAQLQGRPQPEAFKIFYDWAQLPISPEEYAAKQAALQSKYFPESQPLPGVRELLNKLLSTQKTDKPVYIALATSSHSRNYKLKSDHLQDLFAAFPESQRVLGDDPRIGKGRGKPLPDIYLLALETINSNLRQKGEKEITPEECLVFEDAVPGVEAGRRAGMRVVWCPHPGLLGAYKGREAEVLAGLTGEHKEEEKSTAEHEADELVAGRLGRSSGKPGQLNDGLGDLVPTLEDFPYEKYGIQPA, encoded by the exons ATGACTAACTCTACTCCAAG TCTGCCCCCCGTGCGGGCATGTCTCTTCGATATGGACGGGCTCCTCATTGACTCGGAGGACAAATACACCGCCATTACAAACTCCATTCTGCACGAATATGGAAAGCCCTCACTGCCATGGTCCATCAAGGCTCAGCTTCAGGGCCGCCCGCAACCTGAG GCATTCAAAATCTTCTACGACTGGGCGCAACTCCCCATCTCACCGGAAGAATATGCCGCGAAACAAGCCGCCCTGCAGAGCAAATACTTCCCCGAGTCGCAACCTCTGCCCGGCGTGCGCGAACTCCTGAACAAACTTCTCTCAACGCAGAAAACTGATAAGCCCGTTTACATCGCATTGGCTACCTCGTCGCACAGCAGGAACTACAAGCTGAAGTCGGACCATCTGCAGGATCTCTTCGCGGCGTTCCCCGAATCCCAGCGTGTTCTGGGTGATGATCCTAGGAttgggaagggaaggggCAAGCCCTTGCCGGATATTTACTTGCTTGCGTTAGAGACTATTAATTCTAATTTACGgcagaagggggagaaggaaatcaCGCCCGAGGAGTGTCTTGTTTTTGAGGACGCCGTTCCTGGGGTTGAGGcgggaagaagagctggTATGAGAGTCGTTTGGTGCCCTCATCCTGGCTTGTTGGGGGCTTACAAAGGCCGGGAGGCTGAGGTTTTGGCTGGTTTGACTGGTGAACataaagaggaggagaagtctACGGCTGAACATGAGGCGGATGAGCTCGTTGCAGGTAGATTGGGGCGGAGCTCGGGGAAACCTGGCCAGCTTAACGATGGGCTTGGGGATTTGGTTCCTACTTTGGAAGACTTCCCTTACGAGAAATATGGCATTCAACCTGCATAG
- a CDS encoding uncharacterized protein (predicted protein) yields the protein MSSSTPKERADNIGSDSEEEDVFHDARFPAEEEAQLLEESHSIKAEANKLFTAACYDQAISCYDRALASCPNYLDYEVAVLRSNMAACYLKLEDWKASVDSATACLDCLEKVVPSATERTDAPQEKQQESGSTDSVVEITCDDEEAEQEELKRLQKVNERKNDVMRIRAKALMRRARAKSQLSGWGNLQGAEEDYKLLASMDNLSLDDRRIVQKALRELPDKIAKAREKEMAEMMGKLKDLGNGILKPFGLSTDNFKFTQDPNTGGYSMNFQS from the exons ATGTCAAGCAGTACGCCTAAGGAACGCGCGGACAATATAGGGAGCGAtagtgaagaagaggatgtcTTTCATGATGCTAGATTTcctgccgaggaagaagct CAACTCCTAGAGGAATCTCACTCTATAAAAGCTGAAGCTAATAAACTATTTACCGCGGCTTGCTACGACCAAGCGATATCCTGCTACGATCGTGCCCTTGCCTCGTGTCCGAATTACCTCGATTACGAAGTCGCGGTGCTACGGAGTAATATGGCTGCGTGCTACCTGAAGCTGGAAGACTGGAAAGCCTCTGTTGATTCAGCAACAGCATGTCTCGACTGTCTAGAGAAAGTGGTCCCATCGGCGACTGAGAGGACGGATGCTCCCCAAGAAAAGCAGCAAGAGTCGGGCTCGACAGATTCCGTGGTGGAGATAAcatgtgatgatgaagaggcaGAACAAGAAGAGCTCAAGCGGTTGCAGAAGGTTAacgaaaggaagaatgacgTTATGCGGATTCGGGCAAAGGCACTTATGCGACGTGCACGAGCAAAGTCGCAGCTTAGCGGATGGGGGAACCTGCAAGGAGCCGAAGAAGACTACAAGTTACTTGCCAGTATGGACAATCTATCGCTCGATGATAGGCGCATTGTGCAAAAGGCTCTCCGGGAGCTTCCGGATAAGATAGCCaaggcaagagaaaaagaaatggcGGAGATGATGGGCAAATTGAAAGAT CTGGGTAACGGGATCCTTAAACCATTTGGGCTTTCGACCGATAATTTCAAATTCACCCAGGATCCGAATACGGGTGGATATAGCATGAACTTCCAATCTTAA